The following coding sequences are from one Acidimicrobiales bacterium window:
- a CDS encoding L-threonylcarbamoyladenylate synthase, translating into MTAPEWCAVDAGDVTSIDRAVAAAIKDLDAGRAIVVPTDTVYGLAARADDPAAVQQLFDLKQRHDRQPLAVLVGGIEQVEFLAELDGRQRRVMARLWPGALTLVVTRRSSSRALDLGGDPATIGVRCPASPVMRAIAAAVGPVATTSANRHGQPTPHEAADAAAGLAGQVALVVDGGPCRDRPSTVIDTTVEPWSVLRAGPVSLDAVLAAGAAGPPSPADRGDGALRPGGRSRRTRR; encoded by the coding sequence GTGACCGCTCCCGAGTGGTGCGCGGTCGACGCGGGCGACGTGACGAGCATCGACCGTGCGGTCGCTGCGGCCATCAAGGACCTCGATGCCGGCCGCGCCATCGTCGTGCCCACCGACACCGTGTACGGGCTGGCGGCGCGAGCCGACGATCCCGCCGCGGTCCAGCAGCTGTTCGATCTCAAGCAACGCCATGATCGCCAGCCGCTCGCCGTGCTGGTGGGCGGCATCGAGCAGGTCGAATTCTTGGCCGAGCTCGACGGCCGTCAGCGCCGGGTCATGGCGAGGCTGTGGCCTGGCGCCCTCACGCTCGTGGTGACCCGCCGGTCATCCAGCCGAGCGCTCGACCTCGGCGGCGACCCGGCGACGATCGGCGTCCGCTGCCCTGCGTCGCCGGTCATGCGCGCGATCGCGGCGGCCGTCGGCCCTGTCGCCACCACCAGCGCCAACCGCCACGGCCAGCCGACTCCCCACGAGGCAGCCGATGCCGCCGCGGGCCTCGCCGGCCAAGTGGCCTTGGTGGTCGACGGCGGACCGTGTCGCGACCGACCGTCGACGGTCATCGACACGACCGTCGAGCCGTGGTCGGTGCTGCGCGCCGGCCCGGTCTCGCTCGACGCCGTCCTCGCTGCCGGCGCGGCTGGGCCGCCGAGCCCAGCTGACCGTGGCGACGGCGCGCTCAGGCCAGGTGGCCGGTCCCGTCGGACCCGACGCTGA
- the prfA gene encoding peptide chain release factor 1 — MSDHRKPTDLLGRVAALEAELADVEARLADPEVFGEQRRYQELARRHKQLEPIVACGRDLRTRAEDADTLRELLPDAGDEREVVRADLAAADADTERLTEQLRLLLLPRDPNDDRNVIVEIRGAEGGEEANLFARDLYEMYRTFAADEGWTSEVLDAQPSDLGGYSDITFLLKGDGVWTRMHQEAGPHRVQRVPVTESQGRVHTSSATVTVLPEAEEVDVDIDPNDLDIDVYRSSGPGGQSVNTTDSAVRITHRPSGIVVAMQDEKSQLQNREKALRVLRSRLLQAEQERQAAEASEARKGQVGGGGRSEKVRTYNFKENRVTDHRIGLTLYKLDKVLAGELGEVVDALVADEQTRRLLQADG, encoded by the coding sequence ATGAGCGATCACCGCAAGCCCACCGACCTGCTCGGCAGGGTCGCGGCGCTCGAGGCGGAGCTCGCCGACGTCGAAGCTCGCCTGGCGGACCCCGAGGTGTTCGGCGAGCAGCGCCGCTACCAGGAGCTGGCTCGGCGCCACAAGCAACTCGAGCCGATCGTGGCCTGCGGCCGCGACCTGCGGACCCGCGCCGAGGACGCCGACACGCTGCGGGAGCTGTTGCCCGATGCGGGCGACGAGCGCGAGGTGGTGCGCGCGGATCTGGCAGCGGCCGACGCCGACACCGAGCGGCTGACCGAGCAGCTCCGGCTGCTGCTGTTGCCCCGCGACCCCAACGACGACCGCAACGTGATCGTCGAGATCCGCGGTGCCGAAGGCGGCGAGGAAGCCAACCTGTTCGCCCGCGACCTCTACGAGATGTACCGCACCTTCGCGGCCGATGAGGGTTGGACCAGCGAAGTCCTCGACGCGCAGCCGTCCGACCTCGGCGGCTACAGCGACATCACGTTCTTGTTGAAGGGCGACGGTGTCTGGACGCGCATGCACCAAGAGGCCGGGCCGCACCGCGTGCAGCGTGTGCCGGTCACCGAGTCGCAGGGTCGGGTCCACACGTCGTCCGCCACGGTCACCGTGTTGCCCGAGGCCGAGGAAGTCGACGTGGACATCGACCCCAACGACCTCGACATCGACGTGTACCGGTCTTCGGGACCGGGTGGACAGTCGGTCAACACCACCGACTCCGCGGTGCGGATCACGCACCGCCCGAGCGGGATCGTGGTGGCGATGCAGGACGAGAAGTCGCAGCTCCAGAACCGCGAGAAGGCGTTGCGGGTGTTGCGCTCGCGGCTGCTGCAGGCCGAGCAGGAGCGCCAGGCGGCCGAGGCCTCCGAAGCGCGCAAAGGCCAAGTCGGCGGCGGCGGCCGCTCGGAGAAGGTGCGGACGTACAACTTCAAGGAGAACCGGGTCACCGATCACCGGATCGGCCTCACGCTCTACAAGCTCGACAAGGTCCTGGCTGGCGAGCTCGGTGAGGTCGTCGACGCGCTGGTCGCCGACGAGCAGACCCGCCGCTTGTTGCAAGCCGACGGCTGA
- the glyA gene encoding serine hydroxymethyltransferase encodes MTWPSTRDTATFDIIDAEVERQNSTLQLIASENFASPQVLEATGTVLTNKYSEGYPGKRYYGGNDVIDQVEDLARERVTALFGAEHANVQPHSGANANLAVYHALLEPGDTVLGMRLDQGGHLTHGSPVNASGRLYRFVSYGVTPSDERIDFDQVRDLAKAERPKLIVAGATAYPRTIDPAPFREIADDVGALFMFDAAHVMGLIAGGVHPSPVPYADVVTFTTHKTLRGPRGGCILSREAHAAAIDKAVFPGMQGGPLDHVIAAKAVAFFEAAQPEFSAYARQIVANADALARALSATGLRLVSGGTDNHLMLVDLRSFHEDMSGKRARLALDRAGISLNENTVPDDPRPPYITSGLRIGTPAVTTQGMTEPHMAQIADLIHRVLVARTGDEDVLDDELAAVRADVRALCAQHAPYPELSK; translated from the coding sequence ATGACTTGGCCCAGCACCCGCGACACCGCGACGTTCGACATCATCGACGCCGAGGTCGAGCGCCAGAACAGCACCCTCCAACTGATCGCGTCGGAGAACTTCGCGTCGCCGCAGGTGCTAGAAGCCACGGGCACGGTCCTCACCAACAAGTACTCCGAGGGCTACCCCGGCAAGCGGTACTACGGCGGCAACGACGTCATCGACCAAGTCGAGGACCTCGCCCGCGAGCGGGTCACGGCGCTGTTCGGGGCCGAGCACGCCAACGTGCAACCCCACTCGGGCGCCAACGCCAACCTGGCCGTGTACCACGCCTTGTTGGAGCCCGGCGACACCGTGCTCGGCATGCGGCTCGACCAAGGCGGCCACCTCACCCACGGCTCGCCGGTCAACGCGAGCGGCCGCCTCTATCGGTTCGTCTCCTACGGGGTGACGCCGAGCGACGAACGCATCGACTTCGACCAGGTGCGCGACCTCGCCAAGGCCGAGCGCCCCAAGCTCATCGTCGCCGGCGCGACCGCCTATCCGAGGACGATCGACCCCGCCCCGTTCCGCGAGATCGCCGATGACGTAGGCGCGCTGTTCATGTTCGACGCCGCGCACGTGATGGGTCTCATCGCTGGTGGCGTGCACCCGAGTCCGGTGCCGTACGCCGACGTCGTCACCTTCACGACGCACAAGACCCTGCGCGGTCCCCGTGGCGGTTGCATCCTGTCGCGCGAAGCGCACGCCGCCGCCATCGACAAAGCGGTGTTCCCGGGCATGCAAGGTGGCCCGCTCGACCACGTGATCGCGGCCAAGGCGGTGGCGTTCTTCGAGGCGGCGCAGCCGGAGTTCTCGGCGTATGCGCGCCAGATCGTGGCGAACGCCGACGCACTGGCCCGCGCGCTGTCGGCCACCGGCCTCCGGCTGGTCTCCGGGGGCACCGACAACCACCTCATGCTCGTCGACTTGCGCAGCTTCCACGAGGACATGTCCGGCAAGCGGGCCCGCCTGGCGCTCGATCGGGCCGGGATCTCGCTGAACGAGAACACCGTGCCCGACGATCCACGGCCGCCGTACATCACCAGCGGGTTGCGGATCGGCACCCCGGCGGTGACCACGCAAGGAATGACCGAGCCTCACATGGCCCAGATCGCCGACCTGATCCACCGGGTGCTGGTCGCGCGGACCGGCGACGAGGACGTGCTCGACGACGAGCTCGCCGCGGTGCGCGCCGACGTTCGGGCCCTGTGCGCTCAGCACGCGCCGTACCCCGAGTTGTCGAAGTAG
- a CDS encoding AtpZ/AtpI family protein: MHTLDLRDWRDPLMSSRDEQRRAERSYLRYLGSGLEFFSTVAVLTFLGVWVDSKLGTSPTFTIVLALVGFAAATWMLVRSVFSPSQLWHKGDDDL; the protein is encoded by the coding sequence ATGCACACTCTCGACTTGCGCGACTGGCGCGACCCGTTGATGTCTTCCCGCGATGAGCAGCGGCGTGCGGAGCGGAGCTATCTCCGCTACCTCGGCTCGGGGCTCGAGTTCTTCTCGACCGTCGCGGTGTTGACGTTCCTCGGTGTGTGGGTCGACAGCAAGCTCGGCACCAGCCCCACGTTCACCATCGTGTTGGCGCTCGTTGGCTTCGCGGCCGCCACCTGGATGCTCGTGCGCAGCGTGTTCAGCCCCAGCCAGCTCTGGCACAAGGGAGACGACGACCTGTGA
- the prmC gene encoding peptide chain release factor N(5)-glutamine methyltransferase — MDGPAGLDQVAAQVARVTDQLAAAGVDNARQEARWLVEEAASRPVSLDALVARRAAGEPVQYVLGHWSFRTLELAVDRRVLIPRPETEVVCGYALDEIDRVAGDLAGREETVKVVDLGTGSGALALAVATERPATEVWAVERSSAALDVAGANLATAGAAGRRVELSEGSWFEALPRRLRGQIHVIVSNPPYVGADEQLPASVRDWEPVDALVPQPGATGLEALEVILASAPRWLAPGGAVVIEIGAAQGPTATELATAAGFSDVAVRPDLAGRPRALVARLEGEGPDRLDRA; from the coding sequence ATGGACGGTCCTGCCGGGCTCGATCAGGTCGCCGCGCAGGTGGCGCGGGTCACCGACCAGCTCGCGGCCGCCGGCGTCGACAACGCCCGGCAGGAAGCTCGGTGGCTGGTCGAGGAAGCCGCGTCGCGTCCCGTGTCGCTCGACGCGCTGGTCGCCCGGCGCGCCGCCGGCGAGCCGGTCCAGTACGTGTTGGGGCACTGGTCGTTCCGCACGCTCGAGTTGGCGGTCGACCGGAGGGTTCTGATCCCGCGTCCCGAGACCGAAGTGGTGTGCGGCTACGCGCTCGACGAGATCGACCGGGTGGCCGGCGACCTGGCCGGGCGAGAGGAGACCGTCAAGGTGGTCGACCTCGGCACCGGCTCGGGCGCGCTCGCGCTCGCGGTGGCCACCGAGCGGCCGGCCACCGAAGTGTGGGCGGTCGAGCGGTCGAGCGCCGCGCTCGACGTGGCGGGCGCCAACCTCGCGACTGCGGGCGCCGCGGGCCGGCGCGTCGAGTTGTCGGAGGGATCGTGGTTCGAGGCGTTGCCCCGTCGCTTGCGGGGCCAGATCCATGTGATCGTGTCGAACCCGCCTTATGTCGGCGCCGACGAGCAGTTGCCGGCGTCGGTGCGCGACTGGGAACCCGTCGACGCCCTCGTGCCCCAGCCGGGTGCGACGGGGCTGGAGGCCCTCGAAGTGATCCTTGCCTCGGCACCCCGATGGCTGGCGCCCGGCGGCGCAGTGGTGATCGAGATCGGCGCAGCCCAAGGCCCGACGGCGACCGAGTTGGCCACCGCGGCCGGCTTCAGCGACGTCGCCGTGCGACCCGACCTGGCCGGTCGCCCGCGCGCCCTGGTGGCCCGCCTCGAAGGTGAGGGCCCGGACCGGCTGGACCGGGCGTGA
- the rpiB gene encoding ribose 5-phosphate isomerase B: MAALTMRISIGSDHAGFPLKQHLIEVLRDAGHEVFDHGTSSTEPVDYPGYCAAAARSVARGEADFGVVVGGSGQGEQLAANSVAGVRAALCNDLYTARMARAHNDANVLSMGARVVGEGLADEILELFLTTPFDGGRHLRRVDQLSALDAAAADPAAQDALIDQLLAGPAGSAPSGDQQ; encoded by the coding sequence GTGGCGGCGCTGACCATGCGGATCTCGATCGGTTCTGACCACGCCGGGTTCCCGCTCAAGCAGCACTTGATCGAGGTGCTGCGCGACGCGGGGCACGAGGTGTTCGACCACGGCACCAGTTCCACCGAGCCGGTCGACTACCCGGGCTATTGCGCGGCCGCGGCCCGGTCAGTGGCCCGTGGCGAGGCCGACTTCGGCGTCGTCGTCGGCGGCAGTGGTCAAGGCGAGCAGCTCGCGGCCAACTCCGTGGCCGGCGTGCGCGCGGCGCTGTGCAACGACCTCTACACCGCGCGCATGGCCCGTGCCCACAACGACGCGAACGTGCTGTCGATGGGCGCGCGGGTGGTGGGGGAGGGCTTGGCCGACGAGATCCTCGAGCTGTTCCTCACCACGCCGTTCGACGGCGGCCGGCACCTTCGCCGGGTCGACCAGCTGAGCGCCCTCGACGCGGCCGCCGCTGACCCCGCGGCGCAAGATGCGCTCATCGACCAACTCCTCGCCGGCCCCGCCGGCTCGGCCCCATCCGGAGACCAGCAATGA
- the rho gene encoding transcription termination factor Rho: MSVGSQELDRSVLERKEREALVSIAEALGKKPPSRARKGDIVDLILQLAGVEEPAGDAAPEAAVKPRRGARKDDTADGTADGAVDTDGAVPSVATNGAATEGAPSNHDASDHDEPGHDGSRADEAADDAGEGARFSSNGSTSSRGDDGGDADERATASSDASAEDGDRSHDRGDRGDRGDSQGQGGRGNQGGQGQQRNQNQGGQNQGGQNQNRNKGNRNGQNQGGQGGGQGGQGQGGQNQNRGEEPEPGNRRRRRRGRGGERERGPVEEWQGEPVEVEGMLDLRDEGYGFLRLKGYLSSKDDVYVSVKQVRQFGLRKGDILKGAARPATRNEKNPALLRIDTVNAGDPEVMRKRPRFEDLTPLFPDQRLTMESPADPTNMTARIIDLVCPIGKGQRGLIVSPPKAGKTTVMKQIAHSIELNSPEVHLMVLLVDERPEEVTDFRRSLTRGEVIASTFDRPSDEHTQVAELVIERAKRRVEDGQDVVIMLDGITRLSRAYNLAAPATGRIMSGGIDTGALYPPKKFFGAARNLEEGGSLTILATALVETGSKMDEVIFEEFKGTGNMELRLDRRLAERRIYPAIDVDASSTRHEELLFERKQLQQAWRLRRVLSGLASDGGTSAAGLEMLIDRLKTFKTNEEFLAEVAKAPTAAG; this comes from the coding sequence ATGAGCGTGGGGTCCCAAGAGCTTGATCGCTCGGTCCTTGAACGCAAGGAGCGCGAGGCCCTGGTGAGCATCGCCGAGGCCCTCGGCAAGAAGCCACCGTCGCGCGCCCGCAAGGGCGACATCGTCGACCTGATCCTCCAACTCGCAGGGGTGGAGGAGCCAGCCGGCGACGCCGCGCCCGAAGCGGCCGTGAAGCCGCGTCGCGGCGCCCGCAAGGACGACACCGCTGACGGCACCGCCGATGGCGCCGTCGACACCGACGGTGCCGTTCCTTCCGTTGCCACCAACGGCGCGGCGACCGAGGGCGCCCCGTCCAACCACGATGCGTCCGATCACGACGAGCCCGGCCACGACGGGTCCCGCGCCGACGAGGCGGCCGACGATGCGGGCGAAGGTGCCCGTTTCTCGTCCAACGGCTCGACCTCCTCGCGGGGCGACGACGGGGGTGACGCCGACGAGCGCGCCACGGCGTCCAGCGACGCGTCGGCCGAGGACGGCGACCGCTCGCACGACCGCGGCGACCGCGGCGACCGCGGCGACTCCCAGGGCCAAGGCGGTCGCGGCAACCAGGGCGGTCAGGGCCAGCAGCGCAACCAGAACCAGGGTGGCCAGAACCAGGGCGGCCAGAACCAGAACCGCAACAAGGGCAACCGCAACGGCCAGAACCAAGGCGGCCAAGGCGGCGGCCAGGGTGGCCAAGGCCAAGGCGGCCAGAACCAGAACCGGGGCGAGGAGCCCGAGCCGGGCAACCGGCGGCGGCGCCGGCGCGGGCGTGGCGGCGAGCGCGAGCGCGGCCCGGTCGAGGAGTGGCAAGGCGAGCCCGTCGAGGTGGAGGGCATGCTCGACCTGCGCGACGAGGGCTACGGCTTCTTGCGGCTCAAGGGCTACCTGTCGAGCAAGGACGACGTCTACGTCTCCGTCAAGCAGGTCCGCCAGTTCGGCCTCCGCAAGGGCGACATCTTGAAGGGCGCGGCGCGGCCCGCCACCCGCAACGAGAAGAACCCGGCGTTGCTGCGGATCGACACGGTCAATGCCGGCGACCCCGAAGTGATGCGCAAGCGGCCTCGCTTCGAGGACCTCACCCCGTTGTTCCCCGACCAGCGCCTCACGATGGAGTCGCCCGCCGACCCCACCAACATGACGGCGCGCATCATCGACCTGGTCTGCCCGATCGGCAAGGGCCAGCGCGGCCTCATCGTGTCGCCCCCGAAGGCCGGCAAGACCACGGTCATGAAGCAGATCGCCCACTCGATCGAGCTCAACAGCCCCGAAGTGCACCTGATGGTGTTGCTGGTCGACGAGCGACCCGAAGAGGTCACCGACTTCCGCCGGTCGCTCACCCGCGGCGAGGTGATCGCCTCCACCTTCGACCGCCCGAGCGACGAGCACACGCAAGTGGCCGAGCTGGTGATCGAGCGGGCCAAGCGCCGCGTCGAGGACGGCCAGGACGTCGTCATCATGCTCGACGGCATCACCCGCCTGTCGCGTGCCTACAACTTGGCGGCACCGGCGACCGGCCGGATCATGTCCGGTGGTATCGACACCGGCGCGCTGTACCCGCCGAAGAAGTTCTTCGGTGCCGCCCGCAACCTCGAAGAAGGCGGGTCGCTCACGATCTTGGCCACTGCGCTGGTCGAGACCGGCTCAAAGATGGACGAAGTGATCTTCGAGGAGTTCAAGGGCACCGGCAACATGGAGCTGCGGCTCGACCGCCGGCTCGCCGAGCGTCGCATCTACCCCGCGATCGACGTCGACGCCTCGTCGACCCGTCACGAGGAGCTGCTGTTCGAGCGCAAGCAGCTCCAGCAGGCTTGGCGGTTGCGCCGGGTGCTGTCGGGCCTGGCGAGCGACGGCGGCACCTCGGCCGCTGGGCTCGAGATGCTCATTGACCGCCTCAAGACCTTCAAGACCAACGAGGAGTTCCTCGCCGAGGTCGCCAAGGCACCCACTGCTGCCGGCTGA
- the rpmE gene encoding 50S ribosomal protein L31, whose translation MKAGIHPEYQETQVVCSCGHTFTTRSTVPNLHVELCAECHPFYTGKQKLVDTGGRIDRFERRYGKRRKAGAAAESGDAAPASDA comes from the coding sequence ATGAAGGCCGGAATCCACCCCGAGTACCAAGAGACGCAGGTGGTGTGCTCGTGCGGGCACACGTTCACCACGCGTTCGACGGTGCCCAACCTCCACGTCGAGCTGTGCGCGGAGTGCCACCCGTTCTACACCGGGAAGCAGAAGCTGGTGGACACGGGTGGCCGGATCGACCGGTTCGAGCGCCGCTACGGCAAGCGCCGCAAGGCGGGCGCTGCGGCCGAGTCGGGCGACGCCGCTCCTGCGTCCGACGCCTGA
- the atpB gene encoding F0F1 ATP synthase subunit A, with the protein MILGSENITDELLDFHLIGPITAHQFLLIFAGVFMVGLFWWAARRLPHAPKATGLLALLEFGLVWVRDEVVYPWLGPEEGRRYLPLCWTMFFFVLFSNLFGLMPFSVVPHARTDVFTVATGNIAVTGGLAIIVFVIVLMAGMRVHGIGGYWKTLVPGGVPAPLVPIIWFLEFVGLLTRTFALAIRLFANMLAGHALLGILFGFLIGIEVVASPTSSILPTAGSALFLICVMLFEVLIALIQAYIFTILTAIFISLSVAEAH; encoded by the coding sequence ATGATCCTCGGCTCCGAGAACATCACCGACGAGCTGCTCGATTTCCATCTGATCGGGCCGATCACCGCCCATCAGTTCCTGCTGATCTTCGCCGGCGTCTTCATGGTCGGCCTGTTCTGGTGGGCGGCGCGCCGCCTGCCCCACGCCCCGAAGGCCACCGGCCTGCTGGCGCTGCTCGAGTTCGGGCTGGTCTGGGTGCGTGACGAGGTCGTGTACCCGTGGCTGGGGCCCGAGGAAGGCCGGCGCTACCTGCCGCTGTGCTGGACGATGTTCTTCTTCGTCCTGTTCTCGAACCTGTTCGGCCTGATGCCGTTCTCGGTGGTGCCCCACGCCCGGACCGACGTGTTCACCGTGGCCACCGGCAACATCGCGGTCACGGGCGGCCTGGCGATCATCGTGTTCGTGATCGTGCTGATGGCGGGCATGCGCGTGCACGGCATCGGCGGCTACTGGAAGACGCTGGTGCCGGGCGGTGTCCCGGCCCCACTGGTGCCGATCATCTGGTTCCTCGAGTTCGTGGGCCTGCTCACCCGCACGTTCGCTCTCGCCATCCGTCTTTTCGCCAACATGCTCGCCGGTCACGCACTGCTCGGCATCTTGTTCGGCTTCCTGATCGGCATCGAAGTGGTGGCGAGCCCGACCAGTTCGATCCTGCCCACCGCCGGATCGGCCCTGTTCCTGATCTGCGTCATGCTCTTCGAGGTCCTGATCGCCCTGATCCAGGCCTACATCTTCACGATCCTCACGGCGATCTTCATCAGCCTCTCGGTCGCCGAAGCTCACTGA
- a CDS encoding MraY family glycosyltransferase, translating into MPPIGDYTIVFAVAFAVTCGVTPLVRRVANARGWVTPPGPRKIHTSPIPELGGTAMMAGFMVALAAARLIPSFRPMFEGTTLPLGIIGGAVIIWLVGTVDDLHEVSPPAKTAGTVLAGSVLYLLGVGMVFFKVPFAGILVLSPDLAPLVTVVWVFVMAQAINLIDGLDGLAAGIVAIASGAFFLYGHRLAVVGVVKPDNPSSLIAVITLGLCLGFLPHNFHPARIMMGDGGALLLGLLMAVSTMLVGGQTDDPFSGRTFFFYAPLFIPLVILGVPILDTAFAIVRRATRRSGMATADKDHLHHRLIRLGHGQRRAVLILWAWTALLSGFVLYPAYTGKGNNAIVPIGVAAFGLLLYTYFHPGVRRARGDQTGGEEEPRERG; encoded by the coding sequence ATGCCGCCGATCGGCGACTACACCATCGTCTTCGCCGTCGCGTTCGCCGTGACGTGCGGGGTCACGCCGCTCGTGCGGCGTGTGGCCAACGCCCGCGGCTGGGTGACGCCGCCGGGGCCCCGCAAGATCCACACCAGCCCGATCCCCGAGTTGGGCGGCACCGCCATGATGGCGGGATTCATGGTCGCGCTCGCCGCAGCACGCCTCATCCCGTCGTTCCGGCCGATGTTCGAGGGCACGACGCTGCCGCTCGGGATCATCGGTGGCGCCGTGATCATCTGGCTCGTGGGGACCGTCGACGACCTCCATGAGGTGTCGCCGCCGGCCAAGACCGCGGGCACCGTGCTGGCCGGGTCGGTGTTGTACCTGCTCGGCGTCGGCATGGTGTTCTTCAAGGTCCCGTTCGCGGGGATCCTCGTGCTGTCGCCCGACCTCGCACCGCTCGTCACCGTGGTGTGGGTGTTCGTGATGGCGCAGGCGATCAACTTGATCGACGGGCTCGACGGGCTGGCGGCCGGCATCGTGGCCATCGCTTCGGGGGCGTTCTTCTTGTACGGCCACCGGCTCGCGGTGGTCGGGGTGGTGAAGCCCGACAACCCGAGCTCGCTGATCGCGGTGATCACGCTCGGGCTGTGCCTCGGCTTCCTGCCCCACAACTTCCACCCGGCTCGGATCATGATGGGCGACGGCGGCGCGCTGCTGCTCGGGTTGTTGATGGCGGTGTCGACCATGCTCGTCGGCGGCCAGACCGACGACCCCTTCTCCGGTCGCACGTTCTTCTTCTACGCCCCGCTGTTCATCCCGTTGGTCATCCTCGGCGTGCCCATCCTCGACACCGCGTTCGCGATCGTCCGCCGCGCCACCCGAAGATCGGGCATGGCCACCGCGGACAAGGACCACCTGCACCATCGCCTGATCCGGCTCGGGCACGGCCAACGCCGTGCCGTGCTGATCCTGTGGGCGTGGACCGCTCTGCTGTCGGGGTTCGTGCTGTATCCGGCGTACACCGGCAAGGGCAACAACGCGATCGTGCCGATCGGCGTCGCGGCGTTCGGGCTGCTGCTCTACACGTACTTCCACCCCGGTGTCCGCCGGGCGCGAGGCGACCAGACCGGGGGTGAAGAGGAGCCCCGCGAGCGAGGCTGA
- a CDS encoding acetyl-CoA acetyltransferase — protein sequence MLDAPSSTNLDPRLPVVIGVGQLNQRVDRGEPALEPVDLVAEAARRAAADSGGRDVLAAIDSIRIVSILSWRYRNPGALVADRIGCSLPDRPGTSVYSTVGGNQPQSLLNRAALDIAAGRNDLVLVGGGEAWRTRTRFRKDGSQPEWTVEPDDQPAAEVFGKELPMASDLELSRGVMMPVQVYPMFESAWRAANGWTLDEHRDRLGQLWSRFSEVAAHNPAAWIQQAYTPEQLMTVGPDNRMIGLPYPKLLNSNNAVEQGAAVLLCSVEKARELGVPSDRWVFLHAGTDGADTIYVSNRLTLDASPAVRLAGRRVLELAGVGTDDLAHVDVYSCFPSAVQIAAHEIGLGSGIGSDRPLTVTGGLSFAGGPWNNYVTHGVATMAGLLRDADAGATGLCTANGGFITKHAFGVYGNRPPAGGFRHDDLQPAIDALGKTEAATETAGDASVEAYTVMHDRDGQPETGFVAARLADGRRTWGRLTEPADVKAMVTAECVGRGVSVGSDGTGHLA from the coding sequence ATGTTGGATGCGCCCTCGTCGACCAACCTCGACCCTCGACTGCCGGTGGTCATCGGCGTCGGACAGCTCAACCAGCGGGTCGACCGCGGTGAGCCGGCACTCGAGCCGGTCGACCTGGTGGCCGAAGCCGCACGGCGCGCGGCAGCCGACAGCGGTGGCCGCGACGTGCTCGCCGCGATCGACTCGATCCGCATCGTCAGCATCTTGTCGTGGCGCTACCGCAATCCTGGCGCCCTGGTGGCCGACCGCATCGGCTGCAGCCTTCCCGACCGTCCCGGCACCTCGGTGTACTCGACGGTTGGAGGCAACCAGCCGCAGTCGCTGCTGAACCGGGCGGCGCTCGACATCGCAGCAGGCCGCAACGACCTCGTCCTGGTCGGTGGCGGCGAGGCGTGGCGCACCCGCACCCGGTTCCGCAAGGACGGCAGCCAGCCCGAGTGGACGGTCGAGCCCGACGACCAGCCCGCCGCAGAGGTGTTCGGCAAAGAGCTGCCGATGGCCTCGGACCTCGAGCTGTCGCGGGGGGTGATGATGCCGGTGCAGGTGTACCCGATGTTCGAGAGCGCGTGGCGCGCGGCCAACGGCTGGACGCTCGACGAACACCGCGACCGCCTCGGCCAGCTCTGGTCGCGCTTCAGCGAGGTTGCCGCCCACAACCCGGCTGCCTGGATCCAACAGGCCTACACCCCCGAACAGCTGATGACGGTCGGACCCGACAACCGCATGATCGGCCTGCCGTATCCCAAGCTGTTGAACTCCAACAACGCCGTCGAGCAAGGCGCGGCCGTGTTGCTGTGCTCGGTCGAAAAGGCCCGCGAGCTCGGCGTGCCGAGTGACCGGTGGGTATTCCTGCACGCCGGGACCGACGGTGCCGACACGATCTACGTGTCGAACCGCCTCACGCTCGACGCCTCGCCGGCTGTGCGCCTGGCCGGACGCCGGGTCCTCGAGCTGGCGGGCGTCGGAACCGACGACCTCGCGCACGTCGACGTCTACTCGTGCTTCCCGAGCGCCGTGCAGATCGCGGCCCACGAGATCGGCCTCGGGTCAGGGATCGGCAGCGACCGCCCACTCACCGTGACCGGTGGGCTGAGCTTCGCCGGCGGCCCATGGAACAACTACGTCACCCATGGCGTGGCCACCATGGCCGGGCTGTTGCGTGACGCCGACGCTGGTGCCACCGGTCTGTGCACCGCCAACGGCGGGTTCATCACCAAGCACGCGTTCGGGGTGTACGGGAATCGGCCGCCCGCCGGCGGGTTCCGCCACGACGACCTCCAACCCGCCATCGACGCGCTGGGCAAGACCGAAGCGGCCACCGAGACCGCCGGTGACGCGTCGGTCGAGGCGTACACGGTGATGCACGACCGCGACGGCCAACCCGAGACCGGTTTCGTGGCGGCACGTCTGGCCGACGGCCGCCGGACGTGGGGTCGCCTCACCGAACCAGCGGACGTGAAGGCGATGGTCACCGCAGAGTGCGTGGGGCGCGGCGTCAGCGTCGGGTCCGACGGGACCGGCCACCTGGCCTGA